GGCCCACGCGGCCTGGATGGCGGACGCCGGCCGGCTGCGCGGAGCCTTCGCGGCGGTCGCCGCGGCCGGGGATCTCGCCGCACGACGAGCGGTGTTCCAACCGCTCACCGCCAAGGTGTGGGATGCCCTGCGGCGCTATGGATATCGCGACGACCGCCCCGTGCGCCTCTTCCACTGCCCGATGTACGGCAGCAAGGGCGCCGACTGGATCCAGCGCGCCGCCACCACGTCCAATCCCTACTATG
The window above is part of the bacterium genome. Proteins encoded here:
- a CDS encoding DUF3347 domain-containing protein — translated: AHAAWMADAGRLRGAFAAVAAAGDLAARRAVFQPLTAKVWDALRRYGYRDDRPVRLFHCPMYGSKGADWIQRAATTSNPYYGAAMLRCGSQTDSLTASDDGEGR